In Flavobacterium luteolum, the DNA window TGTTTTTACATAGTCACCATTGTTAAGTGGTTTTCCATCTACACCACTTCCAGATGTTCCTGTGTATTGTGTTTTATAATCTTTTTGGTTATGTAAATCACCATAATCAATTCCATTAAATAATGAATATGGAGGTGTAACTTTTGCGGTAATACTAAATTCAGAACCGTACGTCGGGAATATTGGGTTTACCCCTTTATTGCTTCTTGAAAGTCCGATAGTATAAGCTAAGTTTCTTGATGCACCATCACCAAAAGTAAACAAACCTGTATTATAATTGTTCAAGTCGTAGTGCTGATAACTTACAGACTGAGATAATACGAAGTAGTCATCTGGCACGGTTAATCTTTTTGCTAAACCAACTTGGATTGTAAAAATATTAAAACTTTTGCTTTTATCAACAGTTCTAGTGATGTAATTGTTAAGAAATTGCTTACTGTATGAAATAGATGAACTAAACTGTACAGGTTTCTTTCCTCCAAACCATGGCTCTGAGAAAGATAAACTATAGGTTTGGAAATAAGTACTACCCTGCAGACGAAGCGAGACTTTTTGTCCGTCTCCCATTGGTAAAGGCTTATAAGCTTCTTTATCAAATATTTTACGTGCCGAGAAGTTATTAAATGAAAGTCCCAATGTTCCAATGAAACCACCACCGCCATAACCTCCTTGAAGTTCGACCTGGCTAGATCCTTTTTCTACTACATTGTATTCAATATCAACTGTTCCTGCTCCAGCATCAACATTTTTAAATTTAGGATCGATTGCCTCAGGATCAAAGAAACCTAATTGGCCAATCTCACGAATCGTTCTAACTAATTGTTCTTTGCTATATTTTTCTCCTGGTTTTGTTCTTAACTCTCGGTAAATAACATGGTCGTTTGTTTTATCGTTTCCAACAACCGTAATTTTGTTGAAATAAGCGATAGGACCTTCTGTAACTCTAATTTCAAAATCGATAGTGTCATTGACCGTTTTTACCTCTACAGCATTAATGTTTGAGAACAAATAACCGTTGTTTTGGTATAGGTTGGTAATATCTTCTGCGTCTGGTTTAGACTTATCGGCAATTCTTTTTTCAAGTAAAACTCCGTTATAAGTTTCTCCTTTTTTGATTCCTAAATAACGGCTTAAAAGCTGATCTGAATAGACAGTATTTCCTAAGAATTTAATATTTCCGAAGTAATATTTGTTCCCTTCTTCTACATCAATTTTAATGGCAAGTGTATTTTTCTTCTTATTATATTGTACAGAATCGTAAATAATACGAGCGTCACGGTATCCTTTTTCCTTATAGGCTGCGATTACTTTTTCTAAGTCTGTTTTATATTTTTCTGGAATAAATTTAGATGCCTTAAATACGCGAATGAAGTTTTTCTGTTTTGTATCTTTCATTGCGCCTCGCAACTGAGTGTCTGTAAGTTGTTTGTTTCCAGTGAAATCAATACTGCTGATTTTTACTTTGTCTCCTTTGTCTATCCTGACAAGCATATTAACTTGATGCCCGTTTATAGTATCAGGAGTATTGGTGATTGTAACTTTAGTGTTATAAAAACCTTCTTTTTTGTATTTGTTTTCGATGTAATTCTTAGTAGTAGTAATTAAGTTTTCGTTGACAATTTTATTCTTTGTCAAGTTGTTATCCTTAATTAAAGCTTCAACTTTGCTTTTCTTAACACCAACAATTTTAACCTCGTTTAATTTAGGAAGTTCAACGATATCTAAGTCCAAATAGATACTGTCGTTTTCTACTTTATTAACATAGAAAGCGATCTCATCAAAAAGTCCTAGTTTACCTAATTTTTTAATTGCGCTACTGATTTCTTCTCCAGGAACCGTGATTTCCTGTCCTTTCTGAAGTCCTGAAAAGGTTACAACAGTTTGCTCATTGAAGCTTATTTTACCAACAACAGAAACTTTAGCTAGAATATATTTTTTCCCTTGATCAAAAGGAACTCTTTCTTGTGCTTTAATTTGTGAAAAACTACCCAAAAGTAAAAGGGTAAAGACTATTTGTATTTTTTTTTGCAACACTAAAAAATTATTTAATTTGTTCACTGGTTTTTCCAAATCTACGTTCTCTTTTTTGATAACTAATAATAGCCTCATATAAATCTTGGTCTTTAAAGTCTGGCCACAAGACATTAGTAAAATACAATTCTGCATAGGCAATCTGCCACAGCAAAAAATTACTTATTCTATGTTCTCCACTTGTTCGTATTAATAAATCTACGTCTGGTAAATTTTGCGTGTAAAGATGCTCATTTATAATTGAATCGTCAATAGTGTCTATTGAAATTATATTATTTTTAACTTTATCACTAATTGCCTTTACGGCATTTACCAATTCCTCTCTGGAGCCATAACTTAAAGCGAGGGTAAGAGTTAAACGAGTATTGTTTTTGGTTTTTTCCATAACATCCAAAAGTTCTTTTTGGGCTGTTTTTGGTAATTTATCAAGATTTCCAATTGCGTTAAGTCTGATATTGTTTTCTTCAAGGGTTACAAGTTCTTTTTTTAATGAATTAATCAATATTTTCATTAAGGCTTGCACCTCCAGTTTAGGACGATTCCAGTTTTCTGTAGAAAAAGCGTATAAAGTTAAATACTCAATTCCAAGTTTAGCCGAGGTTTTGATTATTTCTTTTACAGATTTTGTTCCATTTTCATGGCCAAATGCACGCAGGAAGCCTTGTTGTTTTGCCCAGCGTCCGTTGCCGTCCATGATAATGGCAAGGTGTTTAGGTAAGTTTTTGTGATCTATTGATTCTATTAAATTCATTTTATTCTGGGCAATAGCAAGGTTTTTGTCCAAAGGTATACGTTAAAGTAAGACCTGAGAAAACATACCAGTCATTATTATTTAAATTGCCAAATTTTAGGATTTGTGTATAGCTTGTATTAGGATTACTTCCGTCAA includes these proteins:
- a CDS encoding BamA/OMP85 family outer membrane protein, with product MRLLLVIKKENVDLEKPVNKLNNFLVLQKKIQIVFTLLLLGSFSQIKAQERVPFDQGKKYILAKVSVVGKISFNEQTVVTFSGLQKGQEITVPGEEISSAIKKLGKLGLFDEIAFYVNKVENDSIYLDLDIVELPKLNEVKIVGVKKSKVEALIKDNNLTKNKIVNENLITTTKNYIENKYKKEGFYNTKVTITNTPDTINGHQVNMLVRIDKGDKVKISSIDFTGNKQLTDTQLRGAMKDTKQKNFIRVFKASKFIPEKYKTDLEKVIAAYKEKGYRDARIIYDSVQYNKKKNTLAIKIDVEEGNKYYFGNIKFLGNTVYSDQLLSRYLGIKKGETYNGVLLEKRIADKSKPDAEDITNLYQNNGYLFSNINAVEVKTVNDTIDFEIRVTEGPIAYFNKITVVGNDKTNDHVIYRELRTKPGEKYSKEQLVRTIREIGQLGFFDPEAIDPKFKNVDAGAGTVDIEYNVVEKGSSQVELQGGYGGGGFIGTLGLSFNNFSARKIFDKEAYKPLPMGDGQKVSLRLQGSTYFQTYSLSFSEPWFGGKKPVQFSSSISYSKQFLNNYITRTVDKSKSFNIFTIQVGLAKRLTVPDDYFVLSQSVSYQHYDLNNYNTGLFTFGDGASRNLAYTIGLSRSNKGVNPIFPTYGSEFSITAKVTPPYSLFNGIDYGDLHNQKDYKTQYTGTSGSGVDGKPLNNGDYVKTETVNGQTGYVSVGSDYSSADTDVAKVDQKKYNWLEYYKIKFKGDWYTKVYGKLVLRTLTEFGFLGAYNQERGVIPFERFYLGGDGMAQYSMDGRETIQLRGYPNNSLTPVNANGDAIGATIYNKFSMELRYPITLKASASIFALTFLEAGSSYPTFKDYNPFDLNRSAGAGLRVFMPAFGLLGIDFGYGFDALPGQTKANGWETHFIIGQQF
- a CDS encoding isoprenyl transferase codes for the protein MNLIESIDHKNLPKHLAIIMDGNGRWAKQQGFLRAFGHENGTKSVKEIIKTSAKLGIEYLTLYAFSTENWNRPKLEVQALMKILINSLKKELVTLEENNIRLNAIGNLDKLPKTAQKELLDVMEKTKNNTRLTLTLALSYGSREELVNAVKAISDKVKNNIISIDTIDDSIINEHLYTQNLPDVDLLIRTSGEHRISNFLLWQIAYAELYFTNVLWPDFKDQDLYEAIISYQKRERRFGKTSEQIK